The sequence CAGCGCGCGGCGATAGGGCAAGGTTTTGCGTCCGACCTGGAGGGTGTAGGCGATGTCGGCGAGATTAGCAGCGGGATGCTGCCGCAGATAGGCCAGCAGATCGCTCGTGGCCGTGTCGAGCGCCGAGCCGGTTTTAGCGGAGAGCGTGAGCAAGTGCCAGGGCCGCGCCGCACCCGAAGGCGCGATCTGCGGCGCTTCTTCGAGCACGACATGCGCGTTGGTGCCGCCGATGCCGAAGGAGCTCACGCCAGCCCGGCGCGGTGTGTCCGATGCCGTCCACTGCACCAGCCGATCGACGACATAGAACGGGCTGTTCGCCAGATCGGCGTTTGGATTGGGCTGCTCGAAGTGCAGGCTCGGCGGCAGCACACGATGCTTGAGCGCCAGCGCGGTCTTGATCAGCCCGGCCACGCCTGCTGCGGCGTCGAGGTGGCCGATGTTGCTTTTGACCGAGCCGATGCCGCAGAACTGCCTGCGCCCGGTTTTGCCTTGAAAGACCCTGGCGAGCGCCGTCAGCTCGATCGGATCGCCGACGGGCGTGCCGGTGCCATGCGCCTCGATGTAGCCGATCGACTCCGGCTCGACGCGCGCCACCGTCAGCGCCTCGGCGATCACTTCGGCCTGGCCCTGGACGCTGGGCGCGGTGTAGCCCGCTTTCATCGCGCCGTCGTTGTTGATCGCCGAGCCTTTGATCACCGCGTGAATGGAATCGCCGTCGTCCAGCGCCGCCGCCAGTGGCTTCAGCACGACCACGCCCATGCCGTTGCCGCCGACCGTGCCCTGTGCGTTGGCGTCGAAGGCGCGGCAGTGACCATCCGGCGAGGCGATGCCGCCCTCCTGATACAGGTAGCCCGCTTTGTGCGGCACGGTGATCGAAGCGCCTCCGGCCAGCGCGATCTCGCACTCGCCGTTCAGTAGACTCTGGCAGGCAAGGTGGACGGCGACAAGCGAGCTGGAGCAGGCCGTTTGAACGGTAACGCTCGGTCCTTTGAGGTTGAGCTTGTACGAGACGCGGGTCGGCAGGTAGTCTTTGTCGTTGCCCAGGCCGATCTGAAACGGGCCGACCCGCTCGACGATCTCGGAGCTGAGATACAGATTCAGCGCATAGCTGCTCATGGTCGTGCCCGCGAACACGCCGATCCGGGCTGTGGATGCGTCGGAGAGGTACCCGGCGTGCTCAAGCGCTTGCCAGGCACACTCCAGAAAGAGGCGCTGCTGCGGGTCCATGATCTCTGCCTCGCGCGGTGTGTAGCCGAACAGCGCCGCGTCGAAGCCTGCAATATCG comes from Herpetosiphonaceae bacterium and encodes:
- a CDS encoding type I polyketide synthase, whose amino-acid sequence is MSNADQAYHGDEIAIVGMAGRFPGANNLDAFWQNLRDGVESITFFSDQDVLESGVDPALLDNPCYVRAKGILDDIAGFDAALFGYTPREAEIMDPQQRLFLECAWQALEHAGYLSDASTARIGVFAGTTMSSYALNLYLSSEIVERVGPFQIGLGNDKDYLPTRVSYKLNLKGPSVTVQTACSSSLVAVHLACQSLLNGECEIALAGGASITVPHKAGYLYQEGGIASPDGHCRAFDANAQGTVGGNGMGVVVLKPLAAALDDGDSIHAVIKGSAINNDGAMKAGYTAPSVQGQAEVIAEALTVARVEPESIGYIEAHGTGTPVGDPIELTALARVFQGKTGRRQFCGIGSVKSNIGHLDAAAGVAGLIKTALALKHRVLPPSLHFEQPNPNADLANSPFYVVDRLVQWTASDTPRRAGVSSFGIGGTNAHVVLEEAPQIAPSGAARPWHLLTLSAKTGSALDTATSDLLAYLRQHPAANLADIAYTLQVGRKTLPYRRAL